A single genomic interval of Orcinus orca chromosome 19, mOrcOrc1.1, whole genome shotgun sequence harbors:
- the ACOX1 gene encoding peroxisomal acyl-coenzyme A oxidase 1 isoform X3, with amino-acid sequence MAAFIQRTRDNWHLRPDGNGPRLVHRGQSGPLDLHLGMFLPTLLHQATEEQQERFFVPTWNLEIIGTYAQTEMGHGTHLRGLETTATYDPETQEFILNSPTVTSIKWWPGGLGKTSNHAIVLAQLITQGKCYGLHAFIVPIRELGTHKPLPGITVGDIGPKFGYDEMDNGYLKMDNYRIPRENMLMKHAQVKPDGTYVKPLSNKLTYGTMVFIRSFLVGESARCLSKACTIAIRYSAVRHQSEIKPGEPEPQILDYQTQQYKLFPLLATAYAFQFVGAYMKETYHRINEDISQGDLSELPELHALTAGLKAFTSWTTNTGIEACRMACGGHGYSHCSGLPNIYVNFTPTCTFEGENTVMMLQTARFLMKSYDQVHSGKLVCGMVSYLNDLPSQHIQPQQVAVWPTVVDINSPDSLTEAYKLRAARLVEIAAKNLQTEVIHRKSKEVAWNLTSVDLVQASEAHCHYVAVKLFSEKLLQIQEKSIQAVLRNLCLLYCLYGISRNAGDFLQGSIMTESQITQVNERVKELLTVIRPDAVALVDAFDFQDVTLGSVLGRYDGNVYENLFEWAKKSPLNNTEVHESYYKHLKSLQSKL; translated from the exons ATGGCTGCTTTCATCCAAAGGACTCGAGATAATTGGCACCTACGCCCAGACGGAAATGGGCCACG CCTTGTGCACCGAGGGCAGTCTGGGCCTCTGGATCTTCACTTGGGCATGTTCCTGCCCACCTTGCTTCACCAGGCAACCGAGGAACAGCAGGAACGCTTCTTCGTGCCCACCTGGAACTTGGAGATCATTGGCACTTATGCCCAGACAGAGATGGGTCATG GAACTCATCTTCGAGGCTTGGAAACCACAGCCACTTACGACCCCGAAACCCAGGAGTTCATTCTTAACAGTCCTACTGTGACCTCCATCAAGTGGTGGCCTGGTGGGC TTGGAAAGACTTCAAATCATGCAATAGTACTCGCCCAACTCATCACTCAGGGGAAATGCTATGGATTACACGCCTTCATTGTACCTATTCGTGAACTTGGGACGCATAAGCCTTTACCAG GTATTACTGTTGGAGACATTGGCCCCAAGTTTGGCTATGATGAGATGGATAACGGCTACCTGAAGATGGACAATTATCGCATTCCCAGGGAAAACATGCTGATGAAGCACGCTCAG GTGAAGCCTGATGGCACATACGTGAAACCCCTGAGTAACAAGCTGACCTACGGGACCATGGTGTTTATCAGGTCCTTCCTTGTGGGAGAATCCGCTCGGTGTCTGTCTAAGGCATGCACCATTGCCATCCGCTACAGTGCCGTGAGGCATCAGTCTGAAATCAAGCCAGG TGAACCAGAACCACAGATTTTGGATTATCAAACCCAGCAGTATAAACTCTTTCCCCTCCTGGCCACTGCCTATGCCTTCCAGTTTGTAGGCGCATACATGAAAGAGACCTATCATCGGATTAATGAAGACATCAGCCAAGGGGACCTGAGTGAGCTGCCTGAG CTTCACGCCCTCACTGCCGGGCTGAAGGCTTTCACGTCCTGGACGACTAACACTGGTATTGAAGCATGTCGGATGGCTTGTGGCGGGCATGGCTATTCTCACTGCAGTGGACTTCCAAATATTTATGTCAATTTTACCCCAACCTGCACCTTCGAGGGAGAAAACACTGTCATGATGCTACAGACGGCCCG GTTCCTGATGAAAAGTTATGACCAGGTGCACTCAGGCAAGTTGGTGTGTGGCATGGTGTCCTACTTGAATGACCTGCCCAGCCAGCACATCCAGCCACAGCAGGTGGCCGTCTGGCCAACCGTGGTGGATATCAACAGCCCTGACAGCCTGACAGAAGCGTACAAGCTTCGTGCGGCCAG attAGTAGAAATTGCTGCGAAAAACCTTCAAACTGAAGTGATTCACAGAAAAAGCAAGGAGGTAGCATGGAACCTAACTTCCGTTGACCTCGTTCAAGCAAGTGAG gcACATTGCCACTATGTGGCAGTTAAGCTCTTTTCAGAAAAACTCCTCCAAATTCAAGAGAAATCCATCCAAGCCGTCTTAAGGAATTTGTGTCTCTTGTATTGTCTGTATGGAATCAGTCGGAACGCAGGGGATTTTCTTCAG GGGAGCATCATGACAGAGTCTCAAATCACCCAAGTGAACGAGCGCGTAAAGGAGTTACTGACTGTGATTCGCCCTGACGCTGTTGCTCTGGTTGATGCATTTGATTTTCAGGATGTGACACTGGGCTCTGTGCTTGGCCGCTATGATGGCAATGTGTACGAAAACTTGTTTGAATGGGCCAAGAAATCCCCACTGAACAAcacagag GTCCATGAATCTTACTACAAGCACCTAAAGTCACTGCAGTCCAAGCTCTGA